CCGCTGAGACCGAAGAACACCGCCGTGTCGCCATCCGGGCCGATATTGGCCGAGCAGTGCATCGGCATGATGCCGGCCTCGGGCAGCAGATAGTTCAAGAGCCCGAAAACGCTCTTCTTCATCTCCCCGCCATATTCGGTTCCGCCGATCAGGATCAGCTTCTTGGTGAGGTTGATCGCGATCACTGTCTCCGAGCGGCAGCCGTGACGCTCCGGATCGGCGCGGAAGCTCGGCAGATCGACGATCGTGTAATCGGGCGTGAAGCCCGGCAGGTCGGCGCTTTCCGGGCGGACCAGCATCGTACGGATAAACAGGTTGTGCCAGGCATATTCGTTGACAACGCGGACGTTGACGCGATGTTCGGGCTGCGATCCGCCGAACAGGTCGGCGACGAACAGTTCTTCCTTCTGGCCGAGCGCGGCGAGGAAATCCTCGTGCAGGCGGTCGAACGCGGCCGGGTCCATCGGCTTGTTCGACTTGCCCCACCAGATGTTGCTTTCGGTGGTATCGTCGCGAACGATGAAGCGATCCTGCGCACTGCGCCCGGTGTGGCGGCCGGTCTTGACGACCAGCGGACCATCCTTGGCGGTCATGCCCTCGTTACGGCGGACGGCAGCTTCGTAGAGAGGCGCGGTGACGAGATTCCAGTGGATGCTGGCCGACGTCGCGATACCTTGCGAGTCGAGACCGTAAGATGGAACCCTGTTCGTCACTCTGATTTCCCTTTTCTCATGGGCGAGCGGCGGCGCACCTCCTGGATGGAAGCCGCCGCCGCATACGTATGCGGTGAGGTGAACGGCCTATGCCCGCAAAAGGTTGCGACGGTCAAACGAGGGTCCCTCACTTGTCGCATTGCGGGTCAGTGGGCTAGGCGCTGAAGCCATGACCGCTCCCGTGATCGCGCTGGTCGACGACGACCGCAACATCCTCACCTCGGTCTCGATCGCCCTGCAGGCCGAAGGCTTCGTCACCCGGCTTTATCCAGACGGCACGAGCGCGCTCAAGGCGCTTGGCGACAATCCCGCAGACCTTGGCGTGTTCGACATCAAGATGCCCGGGATGGATGGCCTTGCCCTGCTTTCAGCTTTGCGGGCGGGCGGCGGCGCGGCGGCCGCCATGCCCGTCATATTCCTGACCTCCAAGGACGAGGAACAGGACGAGGCGCACGGGCTTGCCGCGGGCGCCGACGATTACATCGCCAAGCCGTTCAGCCAGCGCCTGCTGATCGCCCGCATCCGCGCCATCCTGCGCCGCGCCGACATGGCCCGCGCCACCGCTCCCGCCGTTTCCGACGAAGTGGCGGCTGCGATCATCGAGCGGGGCCGCCTGTCGCTCGATCCCGCCAGGCACCAGGTTTTGTGGAGCGGCCGGCCGGTGACCCTGACCGTGACCGAATTCCTGATCCTCGAGACGCTTGCGCAGCGCCCGGGCGTCGTCAAGAACCGCAACCAGCTGCTCGACGTCGCCTATCAGGAGGACGTGTTCGTGGACGATCGCACGATCGACAGCCACATCAAGCGGATCCGCCGCAAGTTCCGCGCCGCCGATCCGCAGTTCGATGCGATCGAAACGCTGTACGGCGTCGGGTACCGTTTCAGCGATGGCTGATCCCGCCACGGCCGGGCGGCTGCGCCGGACCATGCCGTGGCGGCTCTCCCACCGCATTCTTGGCGTCAACCTGATCATCCTGCTGGTGCTGGCGCTGGCGCTGCTGTTCCTCGACAGCTTCCGCAACCAGCTGCGCGACGAGCGGCAGGCGCAGACCCGCAACCTGGCCGAACTGGCAGCGACGGCCGTGCCCAAGATCGCGCCGGCGAACGTGCCGATGCTGCTCGGCGACATCGGAAGCGCGACCGGAGCCAGGGTTCGCCTTTACGGTCGCGACGGCAATCTTCGGCACGACAGCTGGCGAGGCGCCCGGCCAAGCTATGTCCTGCGCGACCCCTCTACCCAGCGCTGGACTAAGGAGGCGGCCCGCGCCATCGACCGGGCCTTCAACTTCATTGTCGGCGAACGGAGCCTGCCGGACTTCGTCGAACCCTCGATCGATCGCGTGCAGTCCTGGCCCGAGGCGCAGGAAGCGTTGCGCAGCGGAGGCACCGCCGCGGCGGTCCGCAACGCGCCCGACCTTACCCCCGTTCTGTCGGCGGCGGCGCGAACCGCTGCCGGCGAACTGGTGCTGGTCACCGCCAATGACCGCAACTTCACGCGGATTGTGCGGCAGGAGCGGACCAAGCTTGCCGCCGGACTGCTCGCCGCTGCGCTATTCTCCCTGCTGCTGTCGCTGTTCCTCGCCCGTACGATCGCCCGCCCCCTGCGTCGCCTTGCGCTGGCCGCGCACCGCGTTCGGCTCGGTCGCTCGCGCGAGGTCAACGTGCCACGCTTCAATCGCCGCAAGGACGAGATCGGGCTGCTCGCCCGGGCGGTCAGCGACATGAGCCAGGCCCTGCGCCAGCGGATGGACAATCTCGATGCCTTTGCGGCGGATGTGACCCACGAACTCAAGAACCCTCTCGCCTCCCTGCGCAGCGCGGTCGATGGGCTAGACCGGATCGAGGACCCCAAGCTGCGGTGCCAGCTGCTCGATGTGGTGCGCCAGGACGTGCACCGCCTCGACCGCCTGATCGGCGACATCGGCGAGGCGGCGCGGACCGATGCCGAGCTTGCGCGCGTGGCCTTCGAACCCGTCGATCTCGGCGACCTCGTCGGCCAGATCTGCAGCGGGTGGGAGGACCGGCGGCTGACCGGTAACGTCCGCATCGCCTTCGCCCGGCCGCGCGCCGCCTCGGCGATCGTGATGGCTGAGCCCGGGCGCCTCGCCCGTGCGGTCGACAATCTCATCGACAATGCGGTCAGCTTCTCGCCCCCGACCGGCCTGGTCGAGGTGGCGGTCACCGCGGTGGGCGACGACGTCCGGATCCGGATCGACGATGAGGGCCCCGGGGTTCCGCAGTCCGCCCGTGAAGCCATCTTTAACCGCTTCGTTTCAGTAAGGCCCGAGAGCGACGATTTCGGTCGCCATTCGGGACTTGGCCTTGCGATCGCACGCGCGATCGTGAAGGGCCATGACGGGGAGATTGACGTGGCCGACCGCGACGACGCGCCTTCCGGCGCCCGCTTCACCATCCGCCTTCCGGCGGCGAGCACCGGCGTGGAGGAACAGGCATGAGCCTGCGCCTGTCCAGCGAAACGCTCCACGCCAGCACGGTGGCCCTTGGCGGCCGGGGAGTGCTGATCACCGGTATTTCCGGTTCCGGAAAGTCCGACCTGGCGCTGCAACTGATCGACCGCGGCTTCACTTTGGTTTCCGATGATCAGACCATCGTCCAGAAGCGCGAGGCGCGCCTCTACGCCAGTGCCCCGCCGAGCATCAGCGGAAAGCTCGAGATACGGGGACTGGGGATCGTGCCGATGCCGGTGGTCGAGGATGTCCCGGTCGCGCTGGTGGTCGAGCTGACCAGCAGCGTCCAGCGCTTCCCCGACGAATCGCGCGAACGGACGATCTGCGGCCTGCGCGTCCCGCTGATCAGCGTCGATGCGCAAACGGCATCCGCACCGTCCAAGGTGTCACTTGCGCTTGATCGCTTCGGATTGCAGTGACCGCCAGGCCGCTCCCTCCGCACAAGAGATTGCCGCGCCTGCTGCTGGTCACCGGCATGTCCGGCGCGGGCAAATCCTCGGCCCTCAACGCGCTGGAGGACATGGGCTGGGACACGGTCGACAATCTTCCTACCAGCCTGCTTCACGACTTTGTCCATCGCTCCGATCGCACGGCCGGTTCGATCCATGTCGCGGTCGGCATGGATGCGCGCAGCCGGGGCTTCGATCCGCACGCCCTCCCCTCCCTTGTCGACTCCGTGTCCGGGGCGCGGGCGGAAATCCTCTATCTCGATGCCACCGGTGCCGAGCTTGCCCGCCGCTATGGCGAGACCCGCCGCCGGCACCCGCTGGCGCCCGATCGGCCGGCCGAGGATGGCATCGCGCGTGAACGCAATCTTACGGCCGCGCTTCGCCTTGCGGCCGATGCAGTGCTCGACACCACCGACTTCAAGCCTGCCGACCTGCGCGACGAGTTGCGGCGGCGCTATGGCGAGGAAGGTGACGAACTTGTGCTCACCCTCACCAGTTTCGGCTTCGCGCGGGGGATCAGCCGCACCGCCGACCTGGTGTTCGACCTGCGCTTCCTGCCCAATCCGCATTGGGTCGAAGAATTGCGACCGCTGACCGGTGCCGATGCGCCGGTCGCCGACTTCGTGTCCGCGCAGGACGGGTCGGAGGAGTTCATGGGCCGGACCGAGGAGCTGCTCGCCTTCCTGCTCCCGCGCTACTGGGAGGCCGGGAAAGCCTATGTCGGAGTGGCGTTCGGCTGTACCGGCGGGAGACACCGTTCCGTGGCTGCGGCGCTTGCGATGGGCGAGCGGTTGCGTGCGCGCGGCTTTTCGCCGAATATCCGTCATCGAGACTTAGCGCTTCGCCCCGATGATTCTCTTGAACTGGGCCAGTCGCGCATCGAAGGACCTGAGAAGCGCTGAAATGATTGGATTAGTGCTGGTGACCCACGGCCGCCTGGCGGCCGAGTTCATCGTGGCGATGGAGCATGTGGTGGGACCGCAGGAAGCGGTTGCCGGCATCTGCATCGGCCCCGAAGACGACATGGAGGCGCGCCGCAAGGACATCGCCGAAGCCATCACCCGTGTCGACAGCGGGTCGGGCGTGATCATCCTCACTGACCTGTTCGGCGGGACCCCGTCGAACTTGGCGATCAGCCTGATGAAGACTGGCGACATCGAAGTGATCGCGGGGGTCAATTTGCCGATGCTGATCCGGCTTGAAGGCGCGCGCAAGGCAATGAACGTCCGTGCGGCGGTGGCGGCAGCGCGCGAGGCCGGGCGCAAGTATATCTCGGTCGCGTCCGAAATCCTGGGCGAGGCGGCGGCTTGAGCAGCGCCATCAGCCGCACCGTCCTGATCGAGAACAAGCGCGGGCTGCATGCCCGGGCGAGCGCCAAGTTCGTCACGCTCGCCAGCCAGCTCGGCACCCCGGTCGAAGTCGCCAAGGACGGCAACCGCGTGTGCGGGACGTCGATCATGGGGCTGATGATGCTCGGCGCGGCGCGGGGCGACTCGATCGAGATCAGCGCCAGCGGCGACGGGGCGGACGAGGCGGTGGCGCAGCTGACCCGGCTGGTCGAGGACAAGTTCGGGGAGGAATAGGCCCTGCCCCGCCACATCACTTCCTTCAGCAACGATACCGTCAAGCGCCTCCGCTCCCTGCGCGAGAAGAAGGCGCGGCGGGTCGAGGGGCTGTTCCTCGCCGAGGGGCTGCGGATCATGACCGAGGCGCGCGACGTCGGCGTGCTGCCCGAGATCGTCGCCTGCGGCGAAGGCGACATCCACCCGCTGGCGGCCGAGATCGTCGCCCAGGCCGAGGCGGCCGGGGCCGAGGCGATCGTAGTGCCCGACGAGATCATGGCCAAGATGAGCGGCAAGGATAATCCGCCGCTGCTGCTCGGCGCCTACCGCCAGCCGCGTCTCGGCCTGGCCGACCTCGACCGCGACGCCTCCCCACTGTGGTTCGTGGCCGAGAAGCTGCGCGATCCGGGGAATATCGGGACCATCCTGCGCACCGGGGACGCCGTCGCGGCGGGCGGGCTGATCCTGATAGACGACAGCGCCGACCCGTTCAGCGTCGAGGCGGTGCGGGCGTCGATGGGGGCGATCTTCACCCAGAAGATCGTCCAGGTACCGTGGGACAGCTTCCTGCCGTGGCTGCGCAGCGGGCCCGGGCAGCTGGTCGGGACCAGCCTGCAAACCGACAGCGACTATCTCGACGCTGGCTACCAGCAGCCCTGCTTCCTTCTGGTCGGCAACGAGCAGGCCGGGCTGCCCGAGGCCTATGAAGCCGAATGCGACCAGCTGGTGAAGATGCCGATGCTGGGCCGGGCGGACAGCCTGAATGCGGCGGTGGCAGCGGCGGTGATGGCCTTTCACGTCCGGGCGAGCTGGCGCTAGCGCGACGGAGATCGTTCAGCTTGGCAGCGTTACCTTCGCGTGATGAATGATCGAAAGGCTGTCCCGATGCGCGCCCTCTCCCTTGCCGCCATTGCCTTGCTCGCCGGTTGCGCCACCGTTTCAACGGCCCCAGCCGGGCCCGCAGCCACCTATCGTGCGCTCGGGACCGAGCCGTTCTGGTCGCTTGAGTTGAACGGGCGGGAGATGGTGTTCACCGAGGCCAATGCCCCGGGGGTGCGGATCGTCGAGCCGCAGCCGCAGCCGATCCATGGCTTTGCCGGGGATATCTACCATGGACGGCGAATCAACCTCAACATCGTTCACGGCCAGCGCTGCAGCGACGGGATGAGCGACCGGATTTACCGCGACAAAGTGCAAGTGCGGGTCGACGATCGCTCGTTCGAGGGCTGCGGCAGCGCCATCGAGTCCTCGACGCCGATCTGAGCCCCCTACTCTGCCGCCGTCGCCTCGTCGTTGGCGGCGGGCGCGAGCTTGGTCAGCGGGCGCGGCGCCACTTCGATCATCGGCGGGGAAGCGATTTCCTTCTGGCTGCCCGATCCCAAACCCTCGAACCGCTTGGCCTGGGTGAAGACCTGGGTTTCGAGGCTTCCGACCATCTTGTTGTAGGCGTCGTTTGCGGTGGCGAGGTTGCGGCCCATGCGAACGACATGCTCGGCCATCGTCGCGATGCGCGAGTGCAGTTCCTTGCCGAGCGCGGCGATGACTTCGGCCTGCTCGGTGATCTTCTCCTGTCGCCAGACGCTGGCGACGGTGCGGGCGATGGCGACGAGGTTGGTCGGGGTCGCCAGCAGGACGCGGCGTTCGAATGCCCAGTCCCACAATTGCGGATCCTGCTCGAGCGCAGCGGTGAGGAAATGTTCGCCCGGAATGTACATGATGACATAGTCGGCCGCCTCGCCGAACTGCGCCCAATAATCCTTGGAACCAAGCGCCTGCGCATGATTGCGCATCGAGGCGACGTGGAGCTTGAAGCAGGCCTGGCGCTTCTCGTCGTCGACCTCGTCGCAGGCGTCGAGAAAGGCGTTCAGCGAGCATTTGGCGTCGATCACCAGCTTGCGGTTGCTGGGCAGGTTGACGACGACGTCGGGACGCAGGCGGCCGTCGGCGGTTTCGAGGCTGACTTCCATTTCGAAGTCGATGCCTTCGGTGAGGCCGGCCTGGACGAGGACGTTTCGGAGCGATTGTTCGCCCCACCGCCCGCGGGCCTTGGGGCTTGAGCGCAGGGCGTTGACGAGGTTGCGAGTCTCGTCGCGGACCTGCCCATTGTCCTTACGCAATTCGCCAAGCACGCCGCGCAGCTCGCCATAGCTGTCCTTGCGCTCGGCCTCGACCCGCTGGAGGCCTTCCTCGTAGCGCTTGAGGGTGTCGGAGACGGGCTGGAGCAGGGTCTGTAGCTTGGCCTGGCTTTCGCGGTCGGCCTTGTGAAGCCGCTCGTCGGCTTTGGCGAGAAAGTCGACCTGTGCCTTTTCGAGCAATTTGTCGCCGACGTCGCGGAATTGGGTGATCAACTCGTCGCGCGATTTGCGGAGGTCGGTAAGGCGCTCCTCGAAGCTCTTCACCTCGGTCTCGAGCCCGGCCTTGGCGCGACGGGCCTCGTCGCGTTCGGCGGTGCGCAGGTCGAGCAGGCGCTCGACTTCGGCGAGGCGCCCGAGGCGCTCCTCAGCGCCCGCGATGTCGCCGCGGATGGTGTGGGCTTCCTGCTGGAGCGCGCGGTGGCGGGTTTCGAGATCGGCGTAGAGGTCGGCGCGGACGCGGGCAGCGGCGAGCTCGCCCGACACCCGGTCGCGTTCCTCGGTGACGGACTTGAGGGTTTCTTCGGTGAGGCGCAGGCGTCCGGCCTGATCGGAGGCGACCGCCAGTTCGCGCTCGAGACCGGTCAGCCGTTCGCGTGAGGCATTCGCTTCGGCACGGGCGGCGCCGACCGGGCGCGAGCCAAGGAACCAGCCGAGCAGCACGGCGGCGACCGCGACGACCCCGACCAGCACTGCAATCATCAACGCATCCACGACTCGCCCCCACCTGGCCTTTAAGAGAACAGAAACAGAACTAGCGGAGCGGGCGGCGCGGCACAATGACTTGGCCGTGGGCGGCTGCTCGGCTAGGGCGCGCGGCCATGAGCAAGATGCAAGGCCGCCTCGCCCTCGTCACCGGAGCCAGCCGCGGGATCGGCGCGGCGATCGCCGAAGCGCTGGCGCGTGAGGGCGCGCACGTGATCCTGACCGCGCGGACCGCGGCGGGGCTTGAGCAGGTCGAAGAGCGGATCCATGCCGCCGGGGGAAGCGCGACGATCGCTCCGCTCGACCTCACCAAGGCCGAGGATATCGGCAAGCTGGCTCAGGCCATTTCGGGGCGCTGGGAGAAGCTCGACCTGCTGGTGCTGAATGCCGCGACGCTCGGCAGCCTGACCCCGGTCGAGCATATCGACGTCAAGGAGTATACCCGCCTGATCAACCTCAACCTGCTGGCCCCGCAGGCGCTGCTGGCGGCGTTCGATCCGATGCTCAAGGCGTCGGACAAGGCCGAGGTGGTGGCAGTGACCAGCAGCGTAGGGGCGACCCCGCGCGCCTTCTGGGGGGCCTATGGGTCGAGCAAGGCGGCGCTGGAGACCTTGCTCGGCGCATATGCCGACGAGACGGCGTTTTCGGGCAAGCTGCGCGTGACGGTGCTCGATCCGGGCGCGACGCGGACGCAGATGCGGGCCAAGGCGTTTCCGGGCGAGGACCCGGTCGCGGTGAAGGCGCCCGAGGTAGTGGCCGAGCGGTTGGTGCAGTTGCTGAGCGAAGAGCGCGAGAGCGGCGCGAAGGTGCGGGTCGACGCTTAGGCTTTGACCAGCGTGACCTGGGCGACGTCGATGCCCTGCCCGCGGAAGCCGCCTTCGCAATACATCAGATAATAGCGCCACAAGTCGTGGAATTGGGGGCTGAAGTCGGCGAGGCGGCCGGCTTCGACCGCGATGTCGTACTTGTCGCGCCACAGGCGAAGCGTTTCGGCATAGTCGAGGCCGAAGGCATGGGGATCGTGCCAGGCGAGGCCGCGGTCGGCCGCCAGCGCGCGGAAGCGCGGTTCGTGGAGCAGCATGCCGCCGGGGAAGATGTAGGTCTGGATGAAGTCGGCGCTGGCGGCATAGGCGTCGAACAGTTCGGGGCGGATGGTGATATACTGCAGCGCGGCGCGGCCACCGGGGCGCAGGGTGCGGGCGATGGTGTCGAGATAGGCGGGCCACCAGCGCTGGCCGACCGCCTCGACCATCTCAACCGAGGCGAGCGCGTCGTAGCTGCCGGCGTGGTCGCGATAGTCTTCGAGGAGGATGGTGATCCGGTCGGACAGGCCCTCGGCGCGAATGCGGGCTTCGGCCCAGGCCTTCTGCTCGGTCGAGAGGGTGAGCCCGGTGACGTGGGCACCGCGGCGGGCGGCGGCGAGCGCAAGGCTGCCCCAGCCGCAGCCGATTTCGAGCAGAGCCGAGTTTTCATTTAGATTGAGGCGGTTGAGGATTGCTGCGATCTTGACGTGCTGGGCAACTTCCAGAGAGCCGTTAGCCCCGAGCGTAGTCGAGGGGCGTGCCTCGACTTCGCTCGGCACAAGCGGTTTCTGAAACATCGCGCTCGAATAGCTCATGCTTGGGTCGAGCCAGGCGGCGTAGAAGTCGTTGCCGAGGTCGTAGTGGGCGGCGATGTTGCGGCGGGCCTGGCCGGGGGCATTGTCGCGCCATTGGTGGGCGAGCCAGTTGACGAGGCGGAACGGGCCCTTGGCGCGGGCGGTGCCGGCAAGGCTGACGGCGTTGCGCATGAACAGGTCGAACAGGGGCACCGGGTCGGGCGAGGACCATTCGCCGTTCGCCCAGGCCTTGTACCAGCCGACGCTGCCGCTGGTCGCGAGGCGGACCAGCGCGCGCCAGCTGTGGAGCGTGACTACCGGCTCGGGCCCGGGGGCATGGAAACCGATCCGGCGGGGGGTGCCGTCGGGAAGCGTGCCGTGGATGCCGCCCTCG
Above is a window of Sphingomonas glaciei DNA encoding:
- a CDS encoding HPr family phosphocarrier protein — translated: MSSAISRTVLIENKRGLHARASAKFVTLASQLGTPVEVAKDGNRVCGTSIMGLMMLGAARGDSIEISASGDGADEAVAQLTRLVEDKFGEE
- the rmuC gene encoding DNA recombination protein RmuC → MDALMIAVLVGVVAVAAVLLGWFLGSRPVGAARAEANASRERLTGLERELAVASDQAGRLRLTEETLKSVTEERDRVSGELAAARVRADLYADLETRHRALQQEAHTIRGDIAGAEERLGRLAEVERLLDLRTAERDEARRAKAGLETEVKSFEERLTDLRKSRDELITQFRDVGDKLLEKAQVDFLAKADERLHKADRESQAKLQTLLQPVSDTLKRYEEGLQRVEAERKDSYGELRGVLGELRKDNGQVRDETRNLVNALRSSPKARGRWGEQSLRNVLVQAGLTEGIDFEMEVSLETADGRLRPDVVVNLPSNRKLVIDAKCSLNAFLDACDEVDDEKRQACFKLHVASMRNHAQALGSKDYWAQFGEAADYVIMYIPGEHFLTAALEQDPQLWDWAFERRVLLATPTNLVAIARTVASVWRQEKITEQAEVIAALGKELHSRIATMAEHVVRMGRNLATANDAYNKMVGSLETQVFTQAKRFEGLGSGSQKEIASPPMIEVAPRPLTKLAPAANDEATAAE
- a CDS encoding sensor histidine kinase — translated: MADPATAGRLRRTMPWRLSHRILGVNLIILLVLALALLFLDSFRNQLRDERQAQTRNLAELAATAVPKIAPANVPMLLGDIGSATGARVRLYGRDGNLRHDSWRGARPSYVLRDPSTQRWTKEAARAIDRAFNFIVGERSLPDFVEPSIDRVQSWPEAQEALRSGGTAAAVRNAPDLTPVLSAAARTAAGELVLVTANDRNFTRIVRQERTKLAAGLLAAALFSLLLSLFLARTIARPLRRLALAAHRVRLGRSREVNVPRFNRRKDEIGLLARAVSDMSQALRQRMDNLDAFAADVTHELKNPLASLRSAVDGLDRIEDPKLRCQLLDVVRQDVHRLDRLIGDIGEAARTDAELARVAFEPVDLGDLVGQICSGWEDRRLTGNVRIAFARPRAASAIVMAEPGRLARAVDNLIDNAVSFSPPTGLVEVAVTAVGDDVRIRIDDEGPGVPQSAREAIFNRFVSVRPESDDFGRHSGLGLAIARAIVKGHDGEIDVADRDDAPSGARFTIRLPAASTGVEEQA
- a CDS encoding PTS sugar transporter subunit IIA, encoding MIGLVLVTHGRLAAEFIVAMEHVVGPQEAVAGICIGPEDDMEARRKDIAEAITRVDSGSGVIILTDLFGGTPSNLAISLMKTGDIEVIAGVNLPMLIRLEGARKAMNVRAAVAAAREAGRKYISVASEILGEAAA
- a CDS encoding SAM-dependent methyltransferase, coding for MASRGSHLLHADRSFVTGVGLLGRLAAPAFARILDQLHDRLREGGIHGTLPDGTPRRIGFHAPGPEPVVTLHSWRALVRLATSGSVGWYKAWANGEWSSPDPVPLFDLFMRNAVSLAGTARAKGPFRLVNWLAHQWRDNAPGQARRNIAAHYDLGNDFYAAWLDPSMSYSSAMFQKPLVPSEVEARPSTTLGANGSLEVAQHVKIAAILNRLNLNENSALLEIGCGWGSLALAAARRGAHVTGLTLSTEQKAWAEARIRAEGLSDRITILLEDYRDHAGSYDALASVEMVEAVGQRWWPAYLDTIARTLRPGGRAALQYITIRPELFDAYAASADFIQTYIFPGGMLLHEPRFRALAADRGLAWHDPHAFGLDYAETLRLWRDKYDIAVEAGRLADFSPQFHDLWRYYLMYCEGGFRGQGIDVAQVTLVKA
- a CDS encoding HPr kinase/phosphorylase translates to MSLRLSSETLHASTVALGGRGVLITGISGSGKSDLALQLIDRGFTLVSDDQTIVQKREARLYASAPPSISGKLEIRGLGIVPMPVVEDVPVALVVELTSSVQRFPDESRERTICGLRVPLISVDAQTASAPSKVSLALDRFGLQ
- a CDS encoding COG3650 family protein, coding for MRALSLAAIALLAGCATVSTAPAGPAATYRALGTEPFWSLELNGREMVFTEANAPGVRIVEPQPQPIHGFAGDIYHGRRINLNIVHGQRCSDGMSDRIYRDKVQVRVDDRSFEGCGSAIESSTPI
- a CDS encoding TrmH family RNA methyltransferase, whose amino-acid sequence is MPRHITSFSNDTVKRLRSLREKKARRVEGLFLAEGLRIMTEARDVGVLPEIVACGEGDIHPLAAEIVAQAEAAGAEAIVVPDEIMAKMSGKDNPPLLLGAYRQPRLGLADLDRDASPLWFVAEKLRDPGNIGTILRTGDAVAAGGLILIDDSADPFSVEAVRASMGAIFTQKIVQVPWDSFLPWLRSGPGQLVGTSLQTDSDYLDAGYQQPCFLLVGNEQAGLPEAYEAECDQLVKMPMLGRADSLNAAVAAAVMAFHVRASWR
- a CDS encoding SDR family NAD(P)-dependent oxidoreductase; its protein translation is MSKMQGRLALVTGASRGIGAAIAEALAREGAHVILTARTAAGLEQVEERIHAAGGSATIAPLDLTKAEDIGKLAQAISGRWEKLDLLVLNAATLGSLTPVEHIDVKEYTRLINLNLLAPQALLAAFDPMLKASDKAEVVAVTSSVGATPRAFWGAYGSSKAALETLLGAYADETAFSGKLRVTVLDPGATRTQMRAKAFPGEDPVAVKAPEVVAERLVQLLSEERESGAKVRVDA
- a CDS encoding response regulator transcription factor, giving the protein MTAPVIALVDDDRNILTSVSIALQAEGFVTRLYPDGTSALKALGDNPADLGVFDIKMPGMDGLALLSALRAGGGAAAAMPVIFLTSKDEEQDEAHGLAAGADDYIAKPFSQRLLIARIRAILRRADMARATAPAVSDEVAAAIIERGRLSLDPARHQVLWSGRPVTLTVTEFLILETLAQRPGVVKNRNQLLDVAYQEDVFVDDRTIDSHIKRIRRKFRAADPQFDAIETLYGVGYRFSDG
- the rapZ gene encoding RNase adapter RapZ, which produces MPRLLLVTGMSGAGKSSALNALEDMGWDTVDNLPTSLLHDFVHRSDRTAGSIHVAVGMDARSRGFDPHALPSLVDSVSGARAEILYLDATGAELARRYGETRRRHPLAPDRPAEDGIARERNLTAALRLAADAVLDTTDFKPADLRDELRRRYGEEGDELVLTLTSFGFARGISRTADLVFDLRFLPNPHWVEELRPLTGADAPVADFVSAQDGSEEFMGRTEELLAFLLPRYWEAGKAYVGVAFGCTGGRHRSVAAALAMGERLRARGFSPNIRHRDLALRPDDSLELGQSRIEGPEKR